The following DNA comes from Musa acuminata AAA Group cultivar baxijiao unplaced genomic scaffold, Cavendish_Baxijiao_AAA HiC_scaffold_422, whole genome shotgun sequence.
AGTCATTTCTATGGGGTACTGATGACGAGTTGGGGAAATTGTTGCACCAACAGGAAGAACCAGCAGAAGAAGGTGGTGTGCCAAGTACCAGCCGATGGAGCCTCGTCTGATATGTGGGCTTGGCGGAAGTACGGACAGAAACCCATAAAGGGCTCCCCTTATCCAAGGCAAGGCTGTAACCCACCGGACCTTCTCCTCCTTTTTCGCTTCAATCTTTGCTTCCAACTTCCGAGTTCTAATATTTGACGAAGCGACTAACATTGGGAGGTATGAGCAGAGGTTACTACAGGTGCAGCAGCTCCAAAGGATGCCAAGCCCGGAAGCAGGTAGAGCGGAATCGGGAGGACCCAGGGATTTTGGTCATCACATACACGGCGGAGCACAACCACCCCGTCCCCACCCACCGCAATTCTCTCTCCGGCAGCACTCGTCAGAAGTTTCCGCCCGCCGGCTCCTCCGCgcagccgccgcccgcctccggaTGCGAGGGAGACGGAGAGCAGCTGAAGTCGCCCGGCAGCCACGTGCCATCGAGCCCTCTTCCATCTTCGGCCGCGGCACAACGTCCTTCGCCCACAACAGCGCTTACGGACTCGGTCGAGAGCAAGGATGATGAGGAAGACGAGGatgaggacgaggacgaggaggagctgTTGACGGTGGGAGACATGGAGATGATGGGCGCGGACGACTTGATCTTCCTTGGCATGGAGGTTATAGATGGCTCGACCAACACCGCTGGGACCACCAAATCCCCGGCAATGGTGTCCGTCGGCTCCGCCTCCTTCGAGGAGGATGGCGGCTTCGAGGAGCATTTCTTCCGTTCACCTTGGGTGGCTAACGACaatgcagcggcggcggctggtgGCAGCTGACTGCCGACGGCTCTTCTTGCTGCAGCTATATACAGTGCTTAATCGTCTTTTTGGTTCCTATTTGGTTCGGATTTTTTGTTCCCTCTTATTTCCTGTAGAAATGATCTCTGTACATTTTTGCATGTCTTCTTCTACGGCACAAGTCTGGCTGTGTAAAGCGATACTAGTAAGCTTGCGAGACAAGTCGCCATGTATGTATTCGTCCTACTATTTTACCTCTGAGAGTTGTGTGATCTTTTGTTCCTCGTGGTTGTATTAAGAGATTGGAAATCTTGTGCTGTTTGTGGAATTATCCATCTATTTATGCATGCCCTATTTTTATGTGCTCctaatatttcatgatatttttattCTATACATCATGAAATTCGGATATTTCGATATTTTAACCTTATTTTTAAGTGAAATTCGATCCTACGATAGTATATTAGCACATAAGAACTCAACATCTCATGATATTTAATTGTCCTTTAAAATtaggactaattatagattaccctATATAATTAGTTTTCTTTAGCATCCCAATTCCTAtcttttcaaaaattacattagGATCTCTATAGTTATgagagtaaaatatttaatcatgtttcttttCACGCTATCAATTTTGTTAATGTAAATACCGTACGTACTCAATAataaattgaaataagaaaggatcAATACACGCTTAGTGGTAAACCCTGtgatattttcatcaataaagtCGACGacgtaaaataaaattaaattaaatatttcacttttataagtaTAGGGAtcataatataacttttgaaaatatagaGACCGAATACTAGAGATAACTAATTAAAAAATCTATAACCAACACTCAAAATTAAGATAGATGTATAGATTTCTCATAAACTTCAACACCAAGTTCTTAagataaatatgtaattttatttcTTCCAAGACTACAAGATAATGGTAAAGTTTATGGAAATTGGCGGGGCAGCCACACCCAATGCCTTGGGAATCTTTGTAGATAAGGTTGCACATTTCACTAGGAAGAGAGATAGGACGAAGATGATGAAACCTGAAAGGGGATGGCTGTCTTTTCCTACAAAATCAAACTAGTATTATGATGAAATACACTAAGAACACTGTTAccattcatcatattcatcatcatCTGCCGTGGAATCTTGTCTCAGGAAATGACGAATCTCATCCTATCTTTCCATCTCTATAAACTTTACGTATTTAGCTCAGCTTCTGCTCACGAGAGCGAAGGATGGCAGACGCAATTTGGGACTCGGGAGAAGAGAGTTGAAATGTAGTTCAAGATTGGCTCCATCGATGCCTACCAACACAAGTGCGGACGAGCAAGGCGACACCGGATGAACTTTGGTActgtgataggggtaaaaatgaaTTTGACATAACCCAccagatttgacgtaatacaccacgACGTCAGCCACCCCTGGACGGCACACTGCCCTAGGGAGCGAGCATTAACACTAACGTAATTTGCACTCACACCCGTcgtacccagacgacctcatcATCTGACCCCGCACGACCAACCGAGGCAGAGGAAGGCATCGACTgacgctcgccataccctgcggtagctcggccttccacgcaacgcccacgacgacgacagacgccatcagaagTACGGCCCTGTTCCGGCAGGATGGCACATCGGGTAACATCAAGCTCACCTACAAATACCCCATGGCTCCCAACGAGCAGGGGGAGATCACTTCACCTAAACTCCTCTCCcaatcactaacttgatcgtcggaggggttgggccgaaccaccgacccgacctttgtgcaggtactcgaccgaagCTAACCCAACCCGGCGTCATGGAACTTTCCAGCCGGACCCCCCGCAATCGGCCACCGCAAGATCCCGAGAGGAACCACGTCTGATCCCGGCCATTCGGACccttgaaccagccgcgtcgaccccaaggtcacggctaaaaagttatttaccataacaggTACCACCAGATTTGATCCAACGATTCAAAGGAGAGCCATAATATTACAGTAAAACTATCACCTTCTTAGCACGAAGGTACTTTGCACAATTATCATGTTGTAATTTGACTCTGTCTTATTATGATGTGTATGCATGACTTATCTTCCCTCTATTAATTTGACGATTATGTATAAGTCACATGTTAAATGATAATTGATCGATTATTATGATGTGTAGCAGCCTGCAGGAGTAGGTGTCGGCTATCAGTGGTGAATTGATCTTGTGCTTTTCCAAGAGGTGAAGGTTTGTCAGAGTGTTGAAGAGTTGCCACAATACGCTGTTGAAGGTGGCCGGCCACCTTTGCCTGCATATAGAGAAAAGGATTGTCTACCTACCCCTGATCTCATCGTCTCCCTCCTTTGCTGTGGCAACCACCTTATCGACTTCAACTGGTTCTTCTCCCATACATTAGATTAAATACTACACGATCTTCCATGCTGCATTAATTACTAGGATCGATTCTTCAGGTTTCCAAGAATAGGAATCCGTGGCACAGACTGTGTCCAATTACTACTACAAGTGACACCTCTCTTAAAAGCCAGCCTCCTTTACATTTTGCTCATGGGAGACGAGAACACATTGAAGAGGAAATCCACCatcggaaagagagagagaataacATATGAAGCATCAGCTTCAAGGAAGCGTGGAAGACTTTAGACATTGATATTATTCTAAGCACTATTTCTTTGGCAGAGTGGACTTTTTGGAAACCTTCTTGTTAAACGAAGAGCAAAAATTAGGGAGAAGTTCTCACAACGTGTTCAGAAAACAATGCCGTTGACCAGAACCAAACGATTGACGACGAACAGCTTCTCTTGCTTGATTTTGATTCTGATCGATAAACCTGACGTAGAAGCATTGTGGTCAACGCTACAAAGCACTGGGAGCCGTAGTTAGCTCCACCCACAAAGGCCTTCTTTTCGCGTTGATGAGTGCTTCTTCTACTCGCCGTCTCGCTCACTCTATACTATATATAGCGCTCCTTTAGCTCCTCTATATTTGGCGTCGACGCGTAGTCGTGTCTTTTGCTGTACGATTCCAAGCGCGTTTGGTTACTCCACTACTTTTTTcgtattcttcttcctcttcctggcCTTGATCTCAGAGCCGCTCTATCTCTGCCTCCCTCTGGTCCCTGTCAGATAGCTTGGGATGAGGGGCTCGACGCGCCACGAGCGGCGATGGGCGTCGGACACTGTGCCCAGAGGGCGGGTGATGAGCGCGGGGTCGTCGCCGGGGACCTCCGCGTCGAACGACGGAGAGGAGTTCGTGGAGGTGACGATCGACCTCCAGGACGACGACACCATCGTGCTCCGCCGCGTCGAGCCGGCGCCAGCGGCGGACTCGGGATACTTGTCCGATGCCACGGGGTCGGCGGCGTCGCGGTCGCCCTCCATCGGGCGGAGCTCGTCGCACCGGCTGCGGCACTTCTCCCAGGAGCTGAAGGCGGAGGCGGTGGCGCGGGCGCGGCAGCTGAAGGAGGACCTCAAGGCCGAGCTCAAGCGTTTCACGTGGGGCCACGGCCCGTCGCGGGCGGGAGCATCCACCTCCGCGGGCGGGGCCGCAGGGGCGTCCCCGGCCCTGGACTCGGCCCTGGCCTCCCGGGCGGCGCGGCGGCAACGGGCGCAGCTGGATCGGACCCGATCGGGAGCCCAGAAGGCGCTCCGGGGGCTCAGGTTCATCAGCGGCGGTAAAGCCACCGCCGTCGACGCGTGGAACGAGGTCCAAAGCAACTTCGACAAGCTCGCGCGCGACGGCTATCTCTCGCGCTCCGATTTCGCCCAATGCATAGGTTTCCTTTCCGACCCGTCACACTCCTCCATTTGTCCCCGATCAATCGGGTGATTCACTCAACTAAAACCAGCAAATCGGACGCAGGCATGAAAGATTCCAAGGAGTTCGCGCTGGAGCTGTTCGACGCATTGAGCAGGAGAAGAAGGTTAAACGCGGAGCGCATCACTAAAGAGGAGCTGTACGAGTTCTGGTGTCAGATCACGGATCAAAGCTTCGATTCTCGCCTCCAGATCTTCTTCGACATGTAATAATCTAAACTCCCTTTAAAGAATTCGCATGAGATTATGGATCGACCCTTCTGTGGTTGTCAGGGTGGACAAGAACGAGGACGGCCGGATCACCGAGGAGGAAGTTAAAGAGGCAAGTACACTGCATcagatcttcttcttcctctgttttCCTCGTTGAATCGTGAATTCGTGTGTGTATCCGATTGCATCGATCGAAGCAATCAGATACACGGTGATCGAGTTGGTGAGCGGAACCTACCTGCTCTTTCCCAATACATCTTAGGCTCCAGAATTTTATTACTATGGTTTCTATATCAACACGTAAATGTTTGCATGTGGAAATAAGAGGGGAAAGGTTGTGACTTGATCTAAGATGCATGAAAAAAACACGATTACTCACTCTGTCACCACCAGCGGTAGGTGAGAGGCGCAATAAGTCAAAGTAAGAAGAAGACTTTGACGTTGGATTTCATTATCTTTCTCTTCTAATGGACCAGCGTTGCTTTCCAGATCATAATGCTGAGTGCGTCCGCAAATAAGCTGTCGAGGCTGAAAGAACAGGCCGAGGAATACGCAGCCTTAATCATGGAGGAGCTGGATCCCGAGCGGCTCGGCTATATCGAGGTCCGAATCCCAGACTCTCTCTTGTAAATATCATTGTGGCCACCTAAGGCAGgtagacttcttcttcttcttctccttccatgATTCGTTGACTTCTTGTTTCTTCCTCTGCACCACGCAAGGCATGTAGACGTATCTTGCTTTACACTGCCTTCAGCGTATACCTACCTATACATGACCTCTAGGCTTCTAGAACGTCGAAAACCATGTCGAAATTGCCTTGCTGGATGAGGATGATGATGCTATTTGGTGTTTTCTAAGATACCACCACCGTAGTGGTTGAACGGCTGTCGGCTGTCGCTGGTGGCGTTCTTGGATCAGTGTCATCCAAATCACTGGCTTTTTGCTGGTGGCGTTATTGCGAAGAAAAGCAAGATTGCTGGAATATGAAACCATCGTTCTCAATAATTGAGTTCGATTAATAGATCGTATTGCGTCGTTTTCCAACATTTGTCCCTGCTTTAATTTTGCAGCTGTGGCAACTGGAGACATTGTTGCTTCAAAAGGATACGTACCTTAACTACAGTCAGGCGCTGAGCTACACCAGCCAAGCGTTGAGTCAGAACCTGGCCGGGCTGAGGAAGAAGGGGCCCATCCGGAAGCTGAGCACGAAGCTGGGCTACTACTTGGAGGAGAACTGGAAGCGGCTGTGGGTGATGGCGCTGTGGGTCGGGGTGATGGCCGGCCTGTTCGCCTGGAAGTTCATCCAGTACCGGCACAGGTACGCGTTCCAGGTGATGGGGTACTGCCTCACCACCGCCAAGGGCGCGGCCGAGACGCTGAAGCTCAACATGGCCCTCGTTCTTCTCCCGGTGTGCCGAAACACCATCACCTGGCTTCGCTCCACCCGGCTGGCCCGTGCTCTGCCCTTCGACGACAATATCAACTTCCATAAGGTTATACCTACCAAGGAAGCTTTAAGTCGgtccaagaaaaataaatttataggcGGTGGATCGAAATCCTGCTACTGACTGACCGTTTGCGTGATTAAGTTTAGGCGATAGCGGCGGCAATCATGGTCGGCGTGATCCTCCACGCCGGCAACCATGTCACCTGCGACTTTCCGCGGCTGATATCGTCGTCGGCTGACAAGTACAACATGTTGCGGCCTTACTTTGGAGAAACCAAGCCCACGTACATGGATCTCGTGCGAGGCCCCGAGGGCGTGACCGGGATCATAATGTTGGTCTGCATGGTGGTGGCCTTCACACTCGCCACGCACTGGTTCCGCCGGAGCCTGGTGAGGTTCCCCAAGCCCTTCGACAGGCTCACCGGCTTCAACGCCTTCTGGTACTCCCACCACCTGTTTGTCATCGTCTACGTGTTGCTCATCGTCCACGGAGAATGCCTCTACCTCATCCACAAGTGGTACAACAAGACGGTAAATCTCTCTCATTCTCGCAACCTTGTCACCGAGTTCTTGGCGATGCTAAACCTTGTTCTGCGATGCAGACATGGATGTATCTAGCAGCTCCTGTTCTGCTCTACGTTGGGGAGAGGAGCCTGAGAGCCCTTAGGTCCGGCTATTACTCGGTTCGGCTCCTGAAGGTACGTAGCTCACTGATTCTGCAACCGTAGAAATTTGCATAGCATTGAAGAAGGATTCTCTAATGCTAGTTCGTGCTTCCACTAACTGAGCTCTGTAATCAGGTCGCTATATATCCCGGCAATGTTCTGACGCTCCAAATGTCAAAGCCCTCCGCGTTCCGCTACCAGAGTGGTCAGTACATGTTTGTTCAGTGCCCTGCTGTATCGCCCTTCGAATGGTAATTAATGCCTGAGATGTTAAGATTGTCTTCCTCATCGCTTTTCATTCGTACCACAAGCACGCCATGTTTTCTTTCTATGTTCCCAGGCATCCTTTCTCCATTACTTCTGCGCCGGGGGATAGCTACCTAAGCGTCCACATTCGACAACTCGGTGACTGGACACGAGAATTAAAGCGGGTCTTCGCAGCAGCCTGTGAACCTCCGGTGGCCGGAAAGAGTGGCCTTCTGAGAGCAGACGAGGCCACCAAGAAAAGGTGCGTGCGCCGAACGAAGGGTTTAATATAACGTTCGTAGTGACGTCTCATAAGCAGAGCTCCTCGTAATTGCAGCCTGCCGAAGCTTTTGATAGACGGGCCTTACGGTGCTTCAGCTCAGGACTACAAGAAGTACGACGTCCTTCTTCTCGTCGGCCTAGGAATCGGTGCAACTCCTTTCATCAGCATCCTGAAGGATCTCCTGAACAACATAGTCAAAATGGAAGAGGAAAACGTGAGCACCGCATTCCTCGTTCAAACGAACTTTCTAGCCTCCATCTTCTTCATCCATTCTGGAAGACTTCATGTGATAATTTTGCAGGACGCGCTCTCGGACTACCGCCCACCAAAGCCACAGAACGGGGAGCGTGTCGATTTGGCGACGCTGATGAGGGCGTCGAGGAGAGTACGGTGGGCTCTCAGAACGACCAACGCATACTTCTACTGGGTGACACGAGAACAGGGGTCCTTCGACTGGTTTAAAGGAGTTATGAACGAAGTGGCCGAGTTAGATCAAAGGGTAAGTCAACAAAGTTTCCCGATTGTAATCCACAGCTCACGTATCTTTGCTGATTCAAACGGATGGTTAGGGCGTGATTGAGATGCACAATTACTTGACGAGTGTGTACGAAGAAGGAGACGCCAGATCTGCACTGATCACCATGATCCAAGCTCTCAATCATGCCAAGAACGGCGTCGACATTGTCTCCGGCACCCGGGTAAACTCCACCTGCACTCTCTAGTTTCTGTATCCTATCACACTAAAcaaatcttcttaatgttgtaggtGAGAACTCATTTCGCTCGGCCTAATTGGAAGAGAGTCTTCGCCAAGATATGCTCCAAACACCCCCATGCCAAGATAGGTGAGTCCAAAGTCACAGTCTTTCTTCTCCGAGAAAAGTAGCAGCTTATAATATATGTAGGACCTGAAACCATGGCGTGTGAATCGGCCACAGGAGTGTTCTACTGCGGTGCGCCGGTTTTGGCGCAGGAGCTAAGCAAGATCTGCTATGACCACAACCAGAGGGGCACCACCAGGTTCGACTTCCACAAGGAGCATTTCTGATCGCATACTCGTTTACATGTCCCCTGGAATGATTGTATAGCCTTGATCATCATCATTTTTCCAACGGATGCTGATgagcaaaaacaaagaaaaatcaagtatagCATTAGTACagaatatatttgtgtgtgtatatatatataattcaggcCAAAATGGTTTTGTTTATGAGTGCATGTTGTATTATTGTATTGGCTTTCCGATATGTTTTGTTTGTCTCCGAAATGATTCAGTAGCAATCTATAGAATCAAGATGTTAACTAAGATGACGATAGAGTGATTCATGTTCTGTGACTGTGTATGGTTTCGACGCTTCAAATTCGATGGTCGGTATCGGTACAATCTTTATCGGACGGTCACTAGAAGACACTTGGtatcatttatttcattttttccaACCATTTTGTCGTACCAATTTCCTCGAATATAATATACCTTTCGCCAACCACGGCGTCGGAATCTCCGTGTCCCCGAACCCTCTAGAATCTTCCATCGTCCGACGTGTCGCTTCATTGCCCCGTAAGTTTTGTCGTGGTGGGGTCCAGCGTCATACTTCCCTCCTTTAGGACGTGGCCACTTGGCAGCTCTTCATTGCCAAGTGCAAGCGGGACCCTTTGATGGGCTTGGCATATTTGATCGTAACCTGAGTTGGTGTTCGTTGAGTCAACGGCGTGACGGAGGATGGTTTGCCCGCTTTacgggagatgacggcggaaagcAGTCCGTTAAGTAACGTCGACGTCATGTCGTCTCAACCTTTTCGATCAGACGGTCACGATGGCATCTGTGAGTCTTATGCTGGTATTGAGCCCTCCTCATTGGCCGCGGATATGTTCCTGTCGAGAAAGAATCTTCAGCAGTGGGAGAGCGAAAGGGTGAAAGCAGAGAAAGGGTTTGGCGAAGGCGATTCCGGCGATGGCGGAGCACGCGGAGGAGACCTTGATCGAGCAGGTAATGGAGAAGATCCGCGACGGCGTtgactcctcgtcgtcgtcggACTCTGACGACGAGAAGTCGAAGGCGTCGGTGGTGACGGAGGCCGTCAAGTCCAAGATCAGCCGCCTCTTCGGCTGGGAGAAGCCCGTCCACCAGATCTTGGGCGGCGGAAAGCGTATGATCTTTCTTTCCCACCTTCGTTTTCTCCCTTTCTTGAATGCGATCTTGAGTACTCCGATCTACGCAGTTGTTGTTAGCTGCGATCTTGGAGTTCTATTGCGCTTGCGATCTGTCTGGATTCTCGCCGTAGGCATGATTTACTTGGATTTGCATCTAATTTCTTGAAAGGGTGAAAGAAAAGCTTAAGGCCTTTAACCTCTTTAATTAAAAGAGTTCGAAAGAACATAAACCGCAACTTGATCTTTTTGTATTGATAGCTATCCAGGTCAAGATCACTTGTAAATGTACCGGTAGCTTACAACATTTAACCTTTCTAATTAAAAGTCTCGAAATAACATAAACCGTAACTCGATCTTTTTGCGCCGACGGAAAGAACATAAACCCCAACTTGATCTTTTTGTATTGATAGCGA
Coding sequences within:
- the LOC135658946 gene encoding respiratory burst oxidase homolog protein A-like — encoded protein: MRGSTRHERRWASDTVPRGRVMSAGSSPGTSASNDGEEFVEVTIDLQDDDTIVLRRVEPAPAADSGYLSDATGSAASRSPSIGRSSSHRLRHFSQELKAEAVARARQLKEDLKAELKRFTWGHGPSRAGASTSAGGAAGASPALDSALASRAARRQRAQLDRTRSGAQKALRGLRFISGGKATAVDAWNEVQSNFDKLARDGYLSRSDFAQCIGMKDSKEFALELFDALSRRRRLNAERITKEELYEFWCQITDQSFDSRLQIFFDMVDKNEDGRITEEEVKEIIMLSASANKLSRLKEQAEEYAALIMEELDPERLGYIELWQLETLLLQKDTYLNYSQALSYTSQALSQNLAGLRKKGPIRKLSTKLGYYLEENWKRLWVMALWVGVMAGLFAWKFIQYRHRYAFQVMGYCLTTAKGAAETLKLNMALVLLPVCRNTITWLRSTRLARALPFDDNINFHKAIAAAIMVGVILHAGNHVTCDFPRLISSSADKYNMLRPYFGETKPTYMDLVRGPEGVTGIIMLVCMVVAFTLATHWFRRSLVRFPKPFDRLTGFNAFWYSHHLFVIVYVLLIVHGECLYLIHKWYNKTTWMYLAAPVLLYVGERSLRALRSGYYSVRLLKVAIYPGNVLTLQMSKPSAFRYQSGQYMFVQCPAVSPFEWHPFSITSAPGDSYLSVHIRQLGDWTRELKRVFAAACEPPVAGKSGLLRADEATKKSLPKLLIDGPYGASAQDYKKYDVLLLVGLGIGATPFISILKDLLNNIVKMEEENDALSDYRPPKPQNGERVDLATLMRASRRVRWALRTTNAYFYWVTREQGSFDWFKGVMNEVAELDQRGVIEMHNYLTSVYEEGDARSALITMIQALNHAKNGVDIVSGTRVRTHFARPNWKRVFAKICSKHPHAKIGVFYCGAPVLAQELSKICYDHNQRGTTRFDFHKEHF